In Candidatus Thermoplasmatota archaeon, the DNA window GCGACGGGCGCGTGGAGGACTTCGACCGCGACAAGCTCGAGGCCGGCCTCCTCAAGGCCTGCCAGAAACGGCCGATCCCGCGCGCGGCGCTCGAGGCCCTCATCGAGGGTATCGAGGAGACCGCGCGCGAGGCCGGCGACGGAGGCCCGCTTGCAACAAGCCGGATCGGCGAGCTCGTCCTCGAGGGCTTAAAGAAGCTCGACGAGGTCGCCTACCTGCGCTTTGCAAGCGTCTACAGGGAGTTTGGCGACGCCGACGCCTTCCGCAAGGAGGCGGCCGAGCTTCTGGCCCGAAAGACCGGCGAGCGCGCGGGGCGTCCGGAAGTTCCGGCGAACCCGCGCGCAGGAACGTGACGACGACAACCGTGGAGGGGAGCATCGTGAATCGGATGGAAACGAAGGCCGCAAACGTCCTTGCCGAGCTGCCGGAGCCCAAGATCAGCGACAACGCCCGCAAGGTGCTCGAGCGCCGCTACCTCAACAAGGACGAGTCCGGCAAGCCCGTCGAGACGCCCAAGGAGCTGTTCTGGCGCGTCGCGTGGAACATCGCGCAGGCCGAGCGCAACTACGGCGCCGACGACGAGGCCACGCTCGAGTGGGCCAAGAAGTTCTACGCCCTCATGGCCGACCTCGACTTCCTGCCCAACAGCCCGACGCTCATGAACGCGGGCAACGAGCTCCAGCAGCTCTCCGCCTGCTTCGTGCTTCCCGTCGCCGACAGCATCCCCGGCATCTTCGACGCGCTCAAGTGGCAGGCCATCATCCACAAGAGCGGAGGCGGCACGGGCTTCTCCTTCTCGCGCCTGCGCCCGAAGGAGGACTTCGTCAAGAGCACCATGGGCGTGGCCTCGGGCCCCGTGTCGTTCATGAAGATCTTCGACGCGGCGACCCAGCAGGTGAAGCAGGGCGGCAAGCGTCGCGGCGCCAACATGGGCATCCTGCGCGTGGACCACCCGGACATCCTCGAGTTCATCGACTGCAAGGCGAAGCTCGAACCCGAGAGCCAGAAGATCCACGACGAGCGTCGCGCCGAGCTTGAGAGCTTCGGC includes these proteins:
- the nrdR gene encoding transcriptional regulator NrdR; the protein is MKCLYCDCQDTRVIDSRETGTMDAIRRRRQCIACGKRFTTYERAEAPSVLVTKRDGRVEDFDRDKLEAGLLKACQKRPIPRAALEALIEGIEETAREAGDGGPLATSRIGELVLEGLKKLDEVAYLRFASVYREFGDADAFRKEAAELLARKTGERAGRPEVPANPRAGT